Proteins from a single region of Belliella baltica DSM 15883:
- a CDS encoding leucine-rich repeat domain-containing protein, with translation MIKNKYIALFFVLLLLNSLSAFSQQAIGDYSKQEIKDLGQKVEDQVQFLEYFFNTVGSKDTPARDKDVIIRESYKKIFRDNKVQVEDDLLLDRKVITNKDITAYLKDIEFFFKDAAFKFKVREVKPFLRDNGELSFVVTLDRTITATGLNLEKISNTKERFIEINVDKQSNELKIASIYTTKLSRDEELLEWWESLSYTWTSYFKSKIGLADQDSVELNHLYKISTIDSIDFSGNQYVMDLEPIEALRDLKYIDISNTQIKELNPISNVTFLSYLNISNTPTKDIQFIKYSDRLTYLDISNTEINDISELGNLKLLATLKAVQTPIMSFGVLNSFESLRILNLKGNGFNNIANIEELSQLRELDISSNYLINFELLSKLEGLESINLQESNIVDLSPLKDLPNLRVVNINQTEVSDLSPLDKIPSLQKIYADRSRIQEWAADEFTRRNKNILLIHHVENLQTWWNGLPQAWRDVFVKINPVLDQVEPSIEVISSLIGLDSLDLSGSRISNLGPVLKFKKIVSLYFDDTEVVDLSPLADIKTLVKITGRNTKVSSLRPLANLPNLVSADFRKSQITSIASLDGLTNLKYLNVDHSNISKEEVVKAIYANPELNIIFRSLELEKWWDALDETWKSIFKSEFGDSDEPSLEDLHVWTTKTKLIIEGKSVSNFRHLSAFINLRELSISDVPAMDFSDLFSLELLEYLKISKAPITDLQVISELRNITKLDLSDTGIEDLRPLSVHTQLKSLNISGTNVKNLRGLESLYELEELDIASTNVRSLKPVQGLTNLSKLSCFNTRINSRGIDSFKNLNPECEVRYY, from the coding sequence ATGATCAAAAATAAATATATAGCGCTTTTCTTTGTTCTTCTTTTGTTAAACTCCCTATCTGCGTTTTCACAACAAGCAATAGGCGATTATTCTAAGCAGGAAATCAAAGATCTAGGTCAAAAAGTAGAGGACCAAGTCCAATTCTTGGAGTATTTTTTCAATACAGTTGGTAGCAAAGATACCCCTGCTAGAGATAAAGATGTAATTATAAGAGAAAGTTACAAGAAGATATTTAGAGATAATAAAGTTCAAGTCGAGGACGATTTGTTGCTAGACAGGAAAGTTATAACCAACAAAGATATTACTGCTTATTTAAAAGATATTGAGTTCTTTTTTAAAGATGCAGCGTTCAAATTTAAAGTAAGAGAGGTGAAGCCATTTTTAAGAGATAATGGAGAACTTTCATTTGTCGTGACTTTGGATAGGACAATCACAGCCACAGGATTGAATCTTGAGAAAATCTCAAATACTAAAGAGAGGTTTATCGAAATAAATGTAGATAAGCAGTCCAATGAACTCAAAATAGCGAGTATCTATACGACCAAATTGAGTAGAGATGAAGAGTTACTTGAGTGGTGGGAGTCACTTTCATATACTTGGACAAGCTATTTCAAATCCAAAATTGGTTTAGCAGATCAAGATTCGGTCGAATTGAATCATCTTTATAAAATTAGCACGATTGATTCTATAGATTTTTCTGGAAATCAATATGTAATGGATCTTGAGCCTATTGAGGCATTACGTGACTTAAAATACATTGATATCAGCAATACTCAAATCAAGGAACTCAACCCGATAAGCAATGTGACCTTTTTGTCTTATCTAAACATCTCCAATACACCAACTAAAGATATTCAGTTCATTAAATATTCTGATCGTTTGACTTATTTGGATATTAGCAATACTGAGATCAATGATATTAGCGAATTGGGTAATTTGAAGCTTTTAGCTACTTTGAAAGCTGTTCAAACTCCGATCATGAGTTTTGGGGTGTTGAATTCTTTTGAATCTTTAAGAATTTTGAATCTTAAAGGAAACGGGTTTAATAATATTGCAAATATCGAGGAGTTATCTCAGTTGCGTGAATTGGATATCAGTTCAAATTATTTAATCAATTTTGAGTTATTGTCTAAACTTGAAGGGTTAGAATCTATCAATCTTCAGGAAAGTAATATAGTTGATTTATCTCCTTTGAAGGATTTACCAAATCTGAGAGTCGTTAATATCAATCAAACCGAAGTGTCTGACTTGAGCCCATTGGACAAGATTCCATCCTTGCAAAAGATTTATGCCGATCGCTCTCGGATTCAAGAATGGGCTGCGGATGAATTTACCAGAAGAAATAAGAATATTCTGCTGATTCATCATGTTGAAAATCTTCAAACTTGGTGGAATGGATTACCTCAAGCTTGGAGAGACGTTTTTGTAAAAATCAATCCAGTTTTGGATCAAGTTGAACCTTCCATTGAAGTGATTTCTTCATTGATAGGTCTTGATTCTTTAGATTTATCTGGAAGTCGCATTAGCAATCTTGGTCCAGTACTAAAATTCAAGAAGATAGTTTCACTGTACTTTGATGATACAGAGGTTGTGGACTTGTCACCTTTGGCAGATATAAAAACACTAGTGAAAATTACAGGAAGAAATACCAAGGTTAGTAGTTTAAGACCTTTAGCGAATTTGCCTAATTTAGTATCTGCAGATTTTAGAAAAAGTCAAATTACAAGTATAGCATCTTTAGATGGGTTGACTAATTTAAAATATCTTAATGTAGATCATTCTAATATTTCTAAAGAAGAGGTAGTCAAAGCAATATATGCCAACCCTGAGCTTAATATTATCTTCCGTAGTTTAGAATTAGAAAAATGGTGGGATGCTCTTGATGAGACTTGGAAGTCTATTTTTAAGAGTGAGTTTGGAGATTCAGATGAACCAAGTTTAGAAGATTTGCATGTATGGACTACAAAAACAAAACTAATAATTGAAGGGAAATCGGTTTCTAATTTCCGACATTTATCAGCTTTTATAAACTTGAGAGAGTTGTCCATCTCTGATGTGCCTGCCATGGATTTTTCTGATCTATTTAGTTTAGAACTACTTGAATATTTAAAAATAAGTAAAGCGCCAATTACAGATTTGCAAGTAATTTCTGAATTGAGAAATATTACAAAATTAGATTTATCCGATACAGGAATTGAAGATTTGAGACCTTTGAGTGTACACACACAATTGAAATCTCTGAATATATCAGGGACAAATGTTAAGAATTTGAGAGGTTTAGAATCACTCTATGAGTTAGAAGAACTAGATATTGCAAGTACAAATGTGCGTTCTTTAAAGCCTGTTCAAGGTTTAACAAACCTTAGCAAATTGAGTTGTTTCAATACAAGGATCAATAGTAGAGGGATAGATTCCTTCAAAAATCTTAATCCTGAATGTGAAGTGAGATATTATTAA
- a CDS encoding DUF3817 domain-containing protein — MASLETKKKWLKRFRVISIVEGLSFLLLLFIAMPLKYIFDMPLAVKYVGWAHGLLFIIYIYVIFPTAKKLDWNFSKTLFGLLASVLPFGPFIFDRNLKIQEKEMIES; from the coding sequence ATGGCATCTTTAGAAACAAAGAAAAAGTGGCTCAAAAGGTTTAGAGTAATCAGTATCGTTGAGGGTCTGTCCTTCTTGCTATTACTTTTTATAGCTATGCCTTTGAAATACATTTTTGATATGCCTCTTGCTGTGAAATACGTAGGCTGGGCACATGGATTATTATTTATAATCTACATTTATGTTATTTTTCCTACAGCTAAAAAGTTAGACTGGAATTTTTCGAAAACTTTATTTGGTTTACTTGCTTCTGTTCTGCCATTTGGACCATTTATTTTTGATCGAAATTTGAAAATTCAAGAAAAAGAAATGATCGAGTCTTAA
- a CDS encoding acyl-CoA thioesterase yields the protein MTRKKLAKQSEVIMTEMVLPNDTNTLNNLMGGKLMHWMDVVAAISAQRHSNRIVVTASADSISFKHPIALGNVVTLKAQVTRAFNSSMEVFIEVFAEDIPANKKITTHRAFFTFVAVDQGGRPIEVPEVEPVSEDEIELYEGALRRRQLRLVLAKRMDPKDAVELKSIFNLDEKDK from the coding sequence ATGACCAGAAAGAAATTAGCAAAACAATCTGAGGTAATCATGACCGAAATGGTCTTACCAAATGACACCAATACCTTGAACAACCTCATGGGAGGGAAACTGATGCACTGGATGGATGTGGTGGCAGCGATCTCAGCACAAAGACACTCCAACAGAATCGTGGTGACAGCATCAGCAGATAGTATTTCTTTCAAGCATCCTATTGCATTAGGAAATGTGGTTACCTTAAAAGCACAAGTAACCCGAGCCTTCAACTCTTCCATGGAAGTTTTTATTGAAGTTTTTGCTGAAGATATTCCTGCAAATAAAAAAATCACAACGCACAGAGCTTTTTTCACCTTTGTAGCAGTAGATCAAGGAGGAAGACCAATAGAAGTTCCAGAAGTAGAGCCAGTTTCAGAAGATGAAATTGAATTGTATGAAGGAGCATTGAGAAGGAGACAATTGAGATTGGTGCTTGCCAAAAGAATGGATCCAAAAGATGCAGTTGAATTGAAGTCAATTTTCAATTTGGATGAAAAAGATAAGTAA
- a CDS encoding protein-L-isoaspartate(D-aspartate) O-methyltransferase: MLKLEDTYRHKGQRNALVKLLEKKGIKDSNVLKAINTLPRHFFFDTALDSHAYEDKAFPIGEGQTISQPYTVAFQSELLEVKPRDKVLEIGTGSGYQAAILYLLGAEVHSIEYQKKLFDKTKKFLSKLGISVHFYFGDGSQGIPTQAPFDKIIVTAGAPIVPTSLLKQLKVGGILVIPVGDRKTQKMMKLTKKTEKKIIQEEHDNFAFVPLLGEEGWKSQ, encoded by the coding sequence ATGCTCAAACTTGAGGATACATATAGACATAAAGGTCAGCGAAATGCCTTAGTGAAATTGTTAGAAAAAAAAGGAATCAAAGACTCCAATGTACTAAAGGCTATCAATACACTTCCCAGACATTTTTTCTTTGATACAGCATTAGACTCACATGCTTATGAAGACAAAGCATTTCCCATCGGAGAAGGTCAAACCATCTCTCAACCCTACACAGTGGCTTTTCAATCTGAATTATTAGAGGTCAAGCCTAGAGATAAAGTCTTGGAAATTGGAACTGGATCGGGCTATCAGGCGGCCATTCTTTACCTCTTGGGAGCAGAAGTGCATAGCATTGAATATCAAAAAAAGCTCTTTGATAAGACAAAGAAGTTTCTTTCCAAATTGGGGATTTCAGTTCACTTTTATTTTGGTGACGGTTCCCAAGGAATACCTACCCAAGCGCCTTTTGACAAAATAATTGTCACCGCTGGTGCACCAATAGTTCCTACTTCACTACTGAAGCAACTGAAAGTTGGAGGGATTTTGGTGATTCCAGTTGGAGATCGTAAAACTCAGAAAATGATGAAACTGACGAAGAAAACAGAGAAGAAAATCATTCAGGAGGAGCACGATAATTTTGCCTTTGTCCCCTTACTCGGAGAGGAAGGCTGGAAATCACAATAA
- a CDS encoding riboflavin synthase, translated as MFTGIIETLGTISKIEKEGTNFHFDIESPITSELKIDQSVAHNGVCLTVVAINGAIYRVTAIDETLRKTSLKNWKVGKKVNIERCMPANGRFDGHIVQGHVDQVGRVEAISEQDGSWIFDFSFDSNSGNVTVEKGSITVNGTSLTCFNSKNGRFSVAIIPYTYEFTNFHQLKVGDEVNLEFDVIGKYIQRIIRGYSE; from the coding sequence ATGTTTACCGGAATTATAGAAACTTTAGGGACCATCAGCAAAATCGAAAAAGAAGGCACAAACTTCCATTTTGATATTGAATCACCCATCACTTCTGAGTTAAAAATTGACCAATCTGTGGCACATAATGGTGTTTGCCTTACAGTTGTAGCGATCAATGGAGCAATTTATCGTGTAACAGCCATAGATGAAACACTTAGGAAAACGAGTTTGAAAAATTGGAAAGTAGGGAAAAAGGTCAATATAGAAAGATGTATGCCTGCAAATGGGAGATTTGATGGACATATCGTTCAAGGACATGTGGATCAAGTTGGTAGGGTAGAGGCGATCTCGGAACAAGATGGATCTTGGATTTTTGATTTTTCTTTTGATTCCAATTCAGGAAATGTCACGGTAGAAAAAGGTTCAATTACCGTAAATGGAACAAGTTTGACCTGTTTCAACTCAAAAAATGGAAGATTCTCGGTAGCCATTATTCCTTATACTTATGAGTTCACCAACTTCCACCAACTCAAAGTTGGAGATGAAGTGAATTTAGAATTTGATGTCATTGGAAAATATATACAGAGGATTATTAGAGGGTATTCTGAGTAA
- a CDS encoding phosphatase PAP2 family protein — protein MIDYFKSVDEQLFQFLNSYHSDFLDPIIFQLTQTWPWIPLYIFLSILVVKKFGKNCWWVFISIGLTILFADQFTSGFMKPFFQRLRPCHDPMWEGIVHNYGKCGGLYGFASSHASNSFGIATIITLTLSDRFKAVRWLFLWAILFSYTRIYLGVHYPADVIVGGFIGILSGFLAFEISVFLNKKITQNTL, from the coding sequence ATGATAGATTATTTCAAATCAGTAGATGAACAGCTTTTCCAGTTTTTGAATAGCTATCATTCAGATTTTTTGGATCCGATCATTTTCCAACTCACCCAAACTTGGCCTTGGATACCTTTATATATTTTCCTTTCTATTTTAGTCGTAAAGAAGTTCGGGAAAAATTGTTGGTGGGTGTTTATCAGCATTGGACTGACCATTCTATTTGCTGATCAATTTACTTCTGGATTTATGAAACCATTCTTCCAAAGACTTCGACCTTGCCACGATCCTATGTGGGAAGGAATCGTCCACAATTATGGAAAATGTGGCGGTTTATACGGATTCGCCTCTTCCCACGCTTCCAATAGTTTTGGTATTGCAACAATCATTACCTTGACCCTTTCAGATCGCTTTAAAGCTGTCAGATGGCTATTCTTATGGGCAATTTTATTCTCATACACAAGAATTTACCTTGGCGTTCATTATCCGGCTGATGTGATTGTTGGAGGATTCATAGGAATTCTTTCCGGCTTTTTAGCTTTTGAGATCAGCGTATTTTTAAACAAAAAGATTACTCAGAATACCCTCTAA
- the hemF gene encoding oxygen-dependent coproporphyrinogen oxidase produces MLDKKQVSQDFMAIQDHICKELELADGKAKFKEDKWNRAEGGGGRTRIIGNGNIIEKGGVAFSAVEGPTPEKILKKLNLEKADFFATGVSIVIHPESPMVPIIHMNIRYFEMSNGINWFGGGIDLTPHYVDENDAQFFHQAVKETCDQFNPEYYPKFKNWADDYFYIKHRNETRGVGGIFFDRLSSDNEKEQNQIFEFAKSIGYLFPKVYTHFMNKNHKLPYGENEKSWQALRRGRYVEFNLVWDAGTKFGLDTNGRTESILMSMPPQANWEYMHQVKEGSEEEKTLSLLKKGINWV; encoded by the coding sequence ATGTTGGACAAAAAGCAGGTTTCCCAAGATTTCATGGCCATTCAAGACCATATCTGCAAAGAATTGGAATTGGCAGATGGGAAAGCAAAATTCAAAGAGGACAAATGGAACCGTGCTGAAGGTGGTGGTGGGAGAACAAGAATAATCGGAAATGGTAATATCATCGAAAAAGGTGGAGTGGCATTTTCTGCAGTTGAAGGACCTACACCAGAAAAAATCTTAAAGAAGCTAAATCTTGAAAAAGCAGACTTTTTCGCTACAGGAGTTTCCATCGTGATTCACCCTGAAAGTCCGATGGTCCCAATCATCCACATGAATATCCGGTATTTCGAGATGAGCAATGGCATCAATTGGTTTGGTGGTGGTATTGATCTGACCCCTCATTATGTTGATGAGAACGATGCTCAATTCTTTCATCAAGCTGTCAAAGAAACCTGCGATCAATTCAATCCGGAATATTATCCGAAATTCAAGAATTGGGCAGATGACTACTTCTATATCAAACACCGAAATGAAACACGTGGTGTAGGGGGTATTTTCTTTGATAGACTCAGTTCTGATAATGAAAAAGAGCAAAATCAGATTTTCGAATTTGCGAAATCCATCGGATACCTTTTCCCAAAGGTGTACACCCATTTTATGAATAAAAATCATAAACTCCCTTATGGTGAAAATGAAAAAAGCTGGCAAGCTCTGAGAAGAGGTCGTTATGTGGAATTCAATTTGGTTTGGGATGCGGGAACTAAGTTTGGGCTTGACACCAATGGAAGAACAGAAAGTATCCTGATGAGTATGCCACCTCAGGCAAACTGGGAATATATGCACCAGGTTAAAGAAGGTTCAGAAGAAGAAAAAACACTCTCTTTGCTGAAAAAAGGGATAAACTGGGTTTAA
- a CDS encoding phosphoribosylanthranilate isomerase: MSLKTFVKISAINNLSDARYCAGMYVNLMGFNLEENQPNYISPEKFGEITSWLSGLEYVGEFENSHPDSILETLKSYPDIKYIEIQEEIHLKMLVNSSYGLILKQNIKDVDDLEDLITKSQSYSDHDVTLHLVSETLHLDDSILEKIKALSEKCQVLLGFGLEANSIENIIEKTKIRGISLQGGDEIKPGLKDFDELADILEALEIDN, encoded by the coding sequence ATGTCTCTCAAAACTTTCGTAAAAATAAGTGCTATCAACAACCTAAGTGATGCCAGATACTGTGCTGGAATGTATGTTAACTTGATGGGCTTCAACTTAGAAGAAAATCAACCTAATTATATTTCTCCTGAAAAATTTGGAGAGATAACGAGCTGGCTCTCGGGTTTGGAGTATGTTGGGGAATTTGAAAATTCTCATCCCGATTCGATTTTAGAAACACTTAAAAGCTATCCTGACATCAAATACATAGAAATTCAAGAAGAAATTCATTTGAAAATGCTTGTCAATTCAAGTTATGGTTTAATCCTCAAGCAAAACATCAAAGATGTTGACGATTTGGAAGATTTAATAACAAAATCTCAATCCTATTCGGATCATGATGTCACCCTTCACTTGGTAAGTGAGACGCTTCATTTAGATGACTCAATTCTAGAAAAAATCAAAGCTTTATCTGAAAAATGCCAGGTATTATTGGGCTTTGGTTTGGAAGCAAATTCGATTGAAAATATAATTGAAAAGACAAAGATTAGAGGAATATCGCTTCAAGGCGGTGATGAGATTAAGCCAGGGTTGAAAGATTTTGATGAATTAGCTGATATTTTGGAGGCATTGGAAATAGATAATTAA
- a CDS encoding S8 family serine peptidase, with amino-acid sequence MGRFKFFAVFGFVFFVGFASAQNKYAVHYKYKPQENFSLESPTEFLTEKSIQRRASQGIALDSLDLPVSEKYISIIKENVQNVIYNSNWMNASLVEATEEQLATIGNLDFVEKVVLVYVSQSAGGRFLRKIKKSNLNSINFKFGFRKSQVEDYEFQNSLLGIPEMHEEGFKGEGVTIAVFDAGFPGVDQVEGFSHLIARNQIIGTKDFVDLSNPNVYSKNQHGTNVLSLIAANSPELLVSGAPDANYILCITEDVFSEFRIEEYNWVRAAEYADSLGVDIINSSLGYLDFDDPNMDYTFEDLDGTTAIISQGADIAGKKGILIVTSAGNYGPRPFSITAPADANGILAIGGVDRESKWWSRSSQGPTSDERIKPELSTLGTGVTLITQTGSLNNNGSGTSFSAPQIAALAAGLWQAKPELTKDELIELLKQSGSQSEDPDNLLGYGIPNFSRAYFGEVLNVENPQSENFSWRIYPNPNDGRILYADFGQELLGKIRVYQSNGNLIFEQDLTRPSNNIAFEVDISQLKSGLYIVEMQSGREIRRTKLIKR; translated from the coding sequence ATGGGAAGATTTAAGTTTTTTGCTGTTTTTGGTTTTGTGTTTTTTGTAGGTTTTGCCTCAGCGCAAAACAAATATGCAGTACATTATAAATATAAACCACAAGAGAACTTCTCCTTAGAAAGTCCAACTGAATTTTTGACTGAAAAATCAATACAAAGAAGAGCGAGTCAGGGAATTGCATTGGATAGTCTAGATTTGCCAGTTTCAGAAAAATACATTTCAATCATCAAAGAAAATGTCCAAAACGTTATTTATAACAGTAATTGGATGAATGCATCTTTGGTTGAGGCGACAGAAGAACAATTGGCGACAATTGGAAATTTAGATTTTGTTGAAAAGGTTGTTTTGGTTTATGTTTCACAATCTGCAGGAGGACGATTTTTGAGAAAAATAAAGAAAAGCAATCTGAATAGTATCAACTTTAAATTTGGATTTAGGAAGTCTCAAGTAGAAGATTATGAATTTCAAAATTCCCTTTTAGGGATCCCAGAGATGCATGAAGAAGGGTTTAAAGGAGAAGGTGTTACGATTGCTGTTTTTGATGCGGGATTTCCGGGAGTAGATCAAGTTGAAGGTTTTTCACATTTGATAGCAAGAAATCAAATTATCGGAACAAAAGACTTTGTGGACCTTAGTAATCCTAATGTCTATTCAAAAAACCAACATGGGACAAATGTACTCTCTTTGATTGCTGCTAACTCACCTGAATTACTTGTTTCTGGTGCTCCTGATGCCAATTATATTCTCTGTATTACCGAAGATGTTTTTTCAGAATTCAGAATTGAAGAGTACAATTGGGTGAGGGCAGCTGAATATGCGGATAGTTTGGGTGTAGATATTATCAATTCCTCTTTAGGTTATCTTGACTTTGATGATCCTAATATGGATTATACTTTTGAAGATTTAGATGGTACTACTGCCATCATTTCACAAGGAGCAGATATAGCTGGCAAAAAAGGGATTTTGATTGTAACGAGTGCAGGGAATTATGGTCCTAGACCTTTTTCGATTACAGCTCCTGCGGATGCAAATGGGATATTAGCTATTGGCGGTGTTGATAGAGAATCTAAATGGTGGAGCAGAAGTTCACAAGGTCCAACCTCAGATGAGAGAATTAAGCCTGAATTATCAACCCTTGGAACTGGAGTGACTTTAATTACCCAAACAGGAAGTTTAAATAATAATGGAAGTGGCACATCCTTCTCAGCTCCTCAGATTGCGGCTTTGGCAGCTGGATTATGGCAAGCAAAGCCAGAGTTGACAAAGGATGAATTAATTGAACTGTTAAAACAGAGTGGATCTCAATCGGAAGATCCGGATAATTTATTAGGATATGGAATTCCGAATTTCAGTAGAGCTTATTTCGGAGAGGTTTTAAATGTAGAAAATCCACAAAGCGAAAATTTTTCTTGGAGAATATATCCAAACCCGAACGATGGAAGAATTCTTTATGCGGATTTTGGTCAAGAACTTCTGGGAAAAATCAGAGTTTATCAGTCGAATGGGAATTTAATTTTTGAACAAGACTTAACGAGACCTTCCAATAATATTGCTTTTGAAGTAGATATTTCTCAATTGAAAAGTGGATTGTATATTGTAGAAATGCAGTCAGGAAGAGAAATAAGAAGGACAAAATTAATAAAAAGGTAG
- the rpe gene encoding ribulose-phosphate 3-epimerase produces MSVKIAPSILASDFANLQKEIEMLNASEADYIHVDIMDGVFVPNISFGIPVTEAVNKHAKKPLDVHLMIVNPDQYLEAFKNAGAEIISVHYEACDHLHRTLQGIKQLGCKAGVAINPHTSVELLKDVIKDIDLVCIMSVNPGFGGQKFIENTYKKVKRLKEIIIESGAQTEIEIDGGVNQKNAGMLREAGADVLVAGSFVFSSEDPIATIKELKKIQ; encoded by the coding sequence ATGTCAGTAAAAATAGCTCCTTCGATACTTGCATCAGATTTCGCTAATCTTCAGAAAGAAATAGAAATGCTCAATGCTTCTGAAGCAGATTATATCCATGTAGATATCATGGACGGTGTTTTTGTTCCGAATATTTCATTTGGTATTCCTGTTACAGAAGCAGTCAATAAGCACGCGAAAAAGCCTTTGGATGTTCACTTGATGATCGTCAATCCTGATCAGTACTTAGAAGCTTTCAAAAATGCTGGGGCAGAAATCATATCAGTACATTATGAAGCTTGCGATCATTTGCATAGGACTTTGCAAGGGATCAAGCAGCTAGGCTGTAAAGCAGGTGTTGCTATAAATCCTCATACATCTGTGGAACTGTTGAAGGATGTTATTAAGGATATAGATTTGGTATGTATCATGTCAGTAAACCCTGGATTTGGTGGACAAAAATTCATTGAAAATACTTACAAAAAAGTTAAGAGACTTAAAGAAATTATCATCGAAAGTGGTGCACAAACAGAGATTGAAATTGATGGCGGAGTGAATCAAAAAAATGCAGGGATGCTGAGGGAGGCTGGAGCTGACGTTTTAGTTGCAGGTAGCTTTGTTTTTTCTTCCGAAGACCCAATTGCAACCATAAAAGAATTAAAAAAGATTCAGTAA